In Helianthus annuus cultivar XRQ/B chromosome 9, HanXRQr2.0-SUNRISE, whole genome shotgun sequence, the following are encoded in one genomic region:
- the LOC110937109 gene encoding protein ZINC INDUCED FACILITATOR-LIKE 1 isoform X4, producing the protein MIGRALTSVFWGVVADRYGRKPVILLGTSSVVIFNTLFGFSVNYWMAIVTRFLLGFLNGLLGTVKAYASELLREEHRALALSSISTAWGIGLVIGPAVGGFLAQPAEKFPSLVSPDSLFGRFPYLLPCLCISTFALFVTIVAIWLPETLHIHKNNELESASNVPDVEEKTVEKKDSTLLSLLKNWPLMSSIIVYCVFSLQNMAYNEIFSLWAVSPRSLGGLSYTTEDVGTVLSITGVGLLVFQTALYPIAERTFGPIMVARISGVMSIPLLSSYPYIAMLSGSMLFFTLNCASIVKNVLSASIITGTFMLQNKAVDQHQRGMANGIAMTLQSAFQAIGPACGGALLSWTQKRQHAAFLPGDQLIFFYLKCDRGSWSSADIQTIFDYKPLLVAST; encoded by the exons ATGATTGGAAGGGCACTGACATCTGTTTTCTGGGGAGTGGTTGCGGATCGATATGGTCGAAAACCAGTTATTCTTTTGGGCACTTCATCAGT GgttattttcaacacacttttcgGTTTTAGTGTCAACTATTGGATGGCTATTGTTACCAGGTTTCTTCTTGGCTTTTTAAATGGGCTACTTGGAACTGTAAAG GCATATGCGTCTGAACTTTTGCGTGAGGAACATCGAGCTTTAGCATTGTCATCT ATTAGTACAGCATGGGGGATAGGACTGGTCATTGGTCCGGCTGTGGGAGGTTTTCTTGCACAG CCTGCAGAGAAATTTCCAAGTCTAGTATCTCCTGATTCTCTATTTGGGAG ATTTCCATACCTATTGCCTTGTCTTTGCATCTCCACTTTCGCACTTTTCGTGACCATTGTTGCAATTTGGCTTCCG GAAACATTGCACATTCATAAAAATAATGAGTTGGAGTCTGCTTCCAATGTACCTGATGTTGAGGAAAAGACAGTTGAGAAAAAAGATTCTACTTTATTGAGCCTTCTCAAGAACTGGCCATTAATGTCTTCTATCATTGTCTACTGTGTTTTCTCTCTTCAAAACATGGCTTACAATGag ATTTTCTCATTATGGGCCGTTAGCCCGAGGAGTTTAGGGGGACTTAGTTATACTACTGAGGATGTTGGCACAGTCCTATCTATCACAG GGGTGGGCCTTCTCGTTTTCCAAACCGCATTGTATCCAATTGCAGAGAGGACATTTGGACCCATAATGGTAGCTCGCATCTCAGGG GTTATGTCTATACCCCTACTCTCAAGTTATCCTTACATAGCAATGTTATCTGGTTCCATGCTCTTCTTCACACTAAATTGTGCATCGATTGTGAAGAACGTTTTATCA GCGTCCATCATAACTGGGACCTTCATGCTGCAAAATAAAGCTGTG GATCAACACCAAAGAGGCATGGCCAATGGTATTGCCATGACTTTGCAGTCAGCATTTCAAGCAATTGGTCCGGCATGTGGCGGAGCACT TTTGTCATGGACTCAAAAGAGACAACATGCAGCATTTCTTCCTG GCGACCAACTGATATTTTTTTATCTTAAATGCGATCGGGGGAGTTGGAGTTCTGCTGACATTCAAACCATTTTTGACTACAAACCATTATTAGTTGCGAGCACCTGA
- the LOC110937109 gene encoding protein ZINC INDUCED FACILITATOR-LIKE 1 isoform X1: MGGNEFKKPLLEKVYYEGCPGCCVDQKKEVQTGLPIKEVFCIWIVTLSVTLPISSLFPFLYFMVRDFNIAEEEEDISYYAGYVGSTYMIGRALTSVFWGVVADRYGRKPVILLGTSSVVIFNTLFGFSVNYWMAIVTRFLLGFLNGLLGTVKAYASELLREEHRALALSSISTAWGIGLVIGPAVGGFLAQPAEKFPSLVSPDSLFGRFPYLLPCLCISTFALFVTIVAIWLPETLHIHKNNELESASNVPDVEEKTVEKKDSTLLSLLKNWPLMSSIIVYCVFSLQNMAYNEIFSLWAVSPRSLGGLSYTTEDVGTVLSITGVGLLVFQTALYPIAERTFGPIMVARISGVMSIPLLSSYPYIAMLSGSMLFFTLNCASIVKNVLSASIITGTFMLQNKAVDQHQRGMANGIAMTLQSAFQAIGPACGGALLSWTQKRQHAAFLPGDQLIFFYLKCDRGSWSSADIQTIFDYKPLLVAST, encoded by the exons ATGGGTGGCAATGAGTTTAAGAAGCCACTTTTGGAGAAAGTGTATTATGAAGGTTGTCCTGGGTGCTGTGTTGATCAGAAGAAAGAAGTGCAAACCGGATTACCGATAAAGGAAGTGTTTTGTATATGGATTGTGACGCTCTCCGTTA CACTGCCAATATCATCTCTCTTTCCATTTCTTTATTTTATG GTAAGGGATTTTAACATTGCAGAGGAAGAGGAGGACATTAGTTACTATGCAGGCTATGTAG GGTCTACATATATGATTGGAAGGGCACTGACATCTGTTTTCTGGGGAGTGGTTGCGGATCGATATGGTCGAAAACCAGTTATTCTTTTGGGCACTTCATCAGT GgttattttcaacacacttttcgGTTTTAGTGTCAACTATTGGATGGCTATTGTTACCAGGTTTCTTCTTGGCTTTTTAAATGGGCTACTTGGAACTGTAAAG GCATATGCGTCTGAACTTTTGCGTGAGGAACATCGAGCTTTAGCATTGTCATCT ATTAGTACAGCATGGGGGATAGGACTGGTCATTGGTCCGGCTGTGGGAGGTTTTCTTGCACAG CCTGCAGAGAAATTTCCAAGTCTAGTATCTCCTGATTCTCTATTTGGGAG ATTTCCATACCTATTGCCTTGTCTTTGCATCTCCACTTTCGCACTTTTCGTGACCATTGTTGCAATTTGGCTTCCG GAAACATTGCACATTCATAAAAATAATGAGTTGGAGTCTGCTTCCAATGTACCTGATGTTGAGGAAAAGACAGTTGAGAAAAAAGATTCTACTTTATTGAGCCTTCTCAAGAACTGGCCATTAATGTCTTCTATCATTGTCTACTGTGTTTTCTCTCTTCAAAACATGGCTTACAATGag ATTTTCTCATTATGGGCCGTTAGCCCGAGGAGTTTAGGGGGACTTAGTTATACTACTGAGGATGTTGGCACAGTCCTATCTATCACAG GGGTGGGCCTTCTCGTTTTCCAAACCGCATTGTATCCAATTGCAGAGAGGACATTTGGACCCATAATGGTAGCTCGCATCTCAGGG GTTATGTCTATACCCCTACTCTCAAGTTATCCTTACATAGCAATGTTATCTGGTTCCATGCTCTTCTTCACACTAAATTGTGCATCGATTGTGAAGAACGTTTTATCA GCGTCCATCATAACTGGGACCTTCATGCTGCAAAATAAAGCTGTG GATCAACACCAAAGAGGCATGGCCAATGGTATTGCCATGACTTTGCAGTCAGCATTTCAAGCAATTGGTCCGGCATGTGGCGGAGCACT TTTGTCATGGACTCAAAAGAGACAACATGCAGCATTTCTTCCTG GCGACCAACTGATATTTTTTTATCTTAAATGCGATCGGGGGAGTTGGAGTTCTGCTGACATTCAAACCATTTTTGACTACAAACCATTATTAGTTGCGAGCACCTGA
- the LOC110937109 gene encoding protein ZINC INDUCED FACILITATOR-LIKE 1 isoform X3 encodes MKNISRGSTYMIGRALTSVFWGVVADRYGRKPVILLGTSSVVIFNTLFGFSVNYWMAIVTRFLLGFLNGLLGTVKAYASELLREEHRALALSSISTAWGIGLVIGPAVGGFLAQPAEKFPSLVSPDSLFGRFPYLLPCLCISTFALFVTIVAIWLPETLHIHKNNELESASNVPDVEEKTVEKKDSTLLSLLKNWPLMSSIIVYCVFSLQNMAYNEIFSLWAVSPRSLGGLSYTTEDVGTVLSITGVGLLVFQTALYPIAERTFGPIMVARISGVMSIPLLSSYPYIAMLSGSMLFFTLNCASIVKNVLSASIITGTFMLQNKAVDQHQRGMANGIAMTLQSAFQAIGPACGGALLSWTQKRQHAAFLPGDQLIFFYLKCDRGSWSSADIQTIFDYKPLLVAST; translated from the exons ATGAAAAATATATCCCGAG GGTCTACATATATGATTGGAAGGGCACTGACATCTGTTTTCTGGGGAGTGGTTGCGGATCGATATGGTCGAAAACCAGTTATTCTTTTGGGCACTTCATCAGT GgttattttcaacacacttttcgGTTTTAGTGTCAACTATTGGATGGCTATTGTTACCAGGTTTCTTCTTGGCTTTTTAAATGGGCTACTTGGAACTGTAAAG GCATATGCGTCTGAACTTTTGCGTGAGGAACATCGAGCTTTAGCATTGTCATCT ATTAGTACAGCATGGGGGATAGGACTGGTCATTGGTCCGGCTGTGGGAGGTTTTCTTGCACAG CCTGCAGAGAAATTTCCAAGTCTAGTATCTCCTGATTCTCTATTTGGGAG ATTTCCATACCTATTGCCTTGTCTTTGCATCTCCACTTTCGCACTTTTCGTGACCATTGTTGCAATTTGGCTTCCG GAAACATTGCACATTCATAAAAATAATGAGTTGGAGTCTGCTTCCAATGTACCTGATGTTGAGGAAAAGACAGTTGAGAAAAAAGATTCTACTTTATTGAGCCTTCTCAAGAACTGGCCATTAATGTCTTCTATCATTGTCTACTGTGTTTTCTCTCTTCAAAACATGGCTTACAATGag ATTTTCTCATTATGGGCCGTTAGCCCGAGGAGTTTAGGGGGACTTAGTTATACTACTGAGGATGTTGGCACAGTCCTATCTATCACAG GGGTGGGCCTTCTCGTTTTCCAAACCGCATTGTATCCAATTGCAGAGAGGACATTTGGACCCATAATGGTAGCTCGCATCTCAGGG GTTATGTCTATACCCCTACTCTCAAGTTATCCTTACATAGCAATGTTATCTGGTTCCATGCTCTTCTTCACACTAAATTGTGCATCGATTGTGAAGAACGTTTTATCA GCGTCCATCATAACTGGGACCTTCATGCTGCAAAATAAAGCTGTG GATCAACACCAAAGAGGCATGGCCAATGGTATTGCCATGACTTTGCAGTCAGCATTTCAAGCAATTGGTCCGGCATGTGGCGGAGCACT TTTGTCATGGACTCAAAAGAGACAACATGCAGCATTTCTTCCTG GCGACCAACTGATATTTTTTTATCTTAAATGCGATCGGGGGAGTTGGAGTTCTGCTGACATTCAAACCATTTTTGACTACAAACCATTATTAGTTGCGAGCACCTGA
- the LOC110937109 gene encoding protein ZINC INDUCED FACILITATOR-LIKE 1 isoform X2, with protein MGGNEFKKPLLEKVYYEGCPGCCVDQKKEVQTGLPIKEVFCIWIVTLSVTLPISSLFPFLYFMVRDFNIAEEEEDISYYAGYVGSTYMIGRALTSVFWGVVADRYGRKPVILLGTSSVVIFNTLFGFSVNYWMAIVTRFLLGFLNGLLGTVKAYASELLREEHRALALSSISTAWGIGLVIGPAVGGFLAQPAEKFPSLVSPDSLFGRFPYLLPCLCISTFALFVTIVAIWLPETLHIHKNNELESASNVPDVEEKTVEKKDSTLLSLLKNWPLMSSIIVYCVFSLQNMAYNEIFSLWAVSPRSLGGLSYTTEDVGTVLSITGVGLLVFQTALYPIAERTFGPIMVARISGVMSIPLLSSYPYIAMLSGSMLFFTLNCASIVKNVLSASIITGTFMLQNKAVDQHQRGMANGIAMTLQSAFQAIGPACGGALLSWTQKRQHAAFLPV; from the exons ATGGGTGGCAATGAGTTTAAGAAGCCACTTTTGGAGAAAGTGTATTATGAAGGTTGTCCTGGGTGCTGTGTTGATCAGAAGAAAGAAGTGCAAACCGGATTACCGATAAAGGAAGTGTTTTGTATATGGATTGTGACGCTCTCCGTTA CACTGCCAATATCATCTCTCTTTCCATTTCTTTATTTTATG GTAAGGGATTTTAACATTGCAGAGGAAGAGGAGGACATTAGTTACTATGCAGGCTATGTAG GGTCTACATATATGATTGGAAGGGCACTGACATCTGTTTTCTGGGGAGTGGTTGCGGATCGATATGGTCGAAAACCAGTTATTCTTTTGGGCACTTCATCAGT GgttattttcaacacacttttcgGTTTTAGTGTCAACTATTGGATGGCTATTGTTACCAGGTTTCTTCTTGGCTTTTTAAATGGGCTACTTGGAACTGTAAAG GCATATGCGTCTGAACTTTTGCGTGAGGAACATCGAGCTTTAGCATTGTCATCT ATTAGTACAGCATGGGGGATAGGACTGGTCATTGGTCCGGCTGTGGGAGGTTTTCTTGCACAG CCTGCAGAGAAATTTCCAAGTCTAGTATCTCCTGATTCTCTATTTGGGAG ATTTCCATACCTATTGCCTTGTCTTTGCATCTCCACTTTCGCACTTTTCGTGACCATTGTTGCAATTTGGCTTCCG GAAACATTGCACATTCATAAAAATAATGAGTTGGAGTCTGCTTCCAATGTACCTGATGTTGAGGAAAAGACAGTTGAGAAAAAAGATTCTACTTTATTGAGCCTTCTCAAGAACTGGCCATTAATGTCTTCTATCATTGTCTACTGTGTTTTCTCTCTTCAAAACATGGCTTACAATGag ATTTTCTCATTATGGGCCGTTAGCCCGAGGAGTTTAGGGGGACTTAGTTATACTACTGAGGATGTTGGCACAGTCCTATCTATCACAG GGGTGGGCCTTCTCGTTTTCCAAACCGCATTGTATCCAATTGCAGAGAGGACATTTGGACCCATAATGGTAGCTCGCATCTCAGGG GTTATGTCTATACCCCTACTCTCAAGTTATCCTTACATAGCAATGTTATCTGGTTCCATGCTCTTCTTCACACTAAATTGTGCATCGATTGTGAAGAACGTTTTATCA GCGTCCATCATAACTGGGACCTTCATGCTGCAAAATAAAGCTGTG GATCAACACCAAAGAGGCATGGCCAATGGTATTGCCATGACTTTGCAGTCAGCATTTCAAGCAATTGGTCCGGCATGTGGCGGAGCACT TTTGTCATGGACTCAAAAGAGACAACATGCAGCATTTCTTCCTG TTTGA
- the LOC110934980 gene encoding uncharacterized protein LOC110934980, which translates to MISNEVARVAPFYHHTWQRVPDETKRDIYTTIYQYFDLVSFEDTSEWPGVQLGIQAECQRSYKARKSKYKSHYDTYENVETAKNNPLDDFASEPERWIEIIDRLYQDPGYINQCVKNRQNRTKLRYTSYHGTQSYAQKRHMRLPGHMNPVEGFKSLHWKEDTGWVNETASLDHEKILAEARRIERDVGDLSPNDQTECMKNALGERRGHIKGVGHVVRKPTQEVSSGRQLTPREYWQQNVGNVIEENIAKRVEEQVQRNEQEFHRRVEEQV; encoded by the exons ATGATATCGAATGAAGTTGCAAGGGTTGCTCCTTTTTATCACCATACTTGGCAGCGTGTTCCAGATGAAACAAAGAGAGATATATATACCACaatttat CAATATTTTGATCTTGTTTCGTTTGAAGACACAAGTGAGTGGCCAGGTGTACAACTCGGAATTCAGGCCGAGTGTCAAAGAAGCTACAAGGCGCGGAAATCGAAATATAAGTCACATTATGATACATATGAAAATGTTGAAACTGCAAAGAATAATCCGCTGGACGACTTTGCATCTGAACCAGAAAGGTGGATTGAGATTATTGATCGGTTGTACCAAGATCCGGGATATATAAACCAATGTGTAAAAAACAGACAAAATAGAACAAAATTGCGCTATACAAGTTATCATGGAACTCAGTCATATGCGCAAAAACGACACATGCGG CTGCCCGGGCACATGAATCCTGTTGAAGGTTTTAAATCATTGCATTGGAAAGAAGACACGGGATGGGTAAACGAGACCGCATCATTGGACCAT GAAAAGATTCTAGCAGAAGCTCGAAGGATAGAACGTGATGTTGGTGATTTATCACCAAATGATCAAACTGAATGTATGAAAAACGCTCTAGGGGAAAGGCGTGGTCATATAAAAGGTGTTGGACATGTGGTGAGAAAGCCGACCCAGGAGGTGTCCTCGGGTAGACAACTCACCCCACGAGAATATTGGCAACAAAATGTTGGTAATGTAATTGAAGAAAATATTGCAAAACGAGTGGAAGAACAAGTACAAAGAAATGAACAAGAGTTTCATAGAAGAGTTGAAGAACAAGTTTAA